Proteins encoded in a region of the Streptomyces sp. NBC_00513 genome:
- a CDS encoding response regulator transcription factor yields MTDSGGPSPTRTPITVFLLDDHEVVRRGVHDLLDAEPDLNVVGEAGTAEQALIRIPALRPQVAVLDVRLQDGDGVSVCRELRSRMPDLACLMLTSFDDEEALLDAVMAGASGYVLKQITGTDLVSAVRTVAAGQSMLDPGATTRLMARMRGDVPKEEQVPGLPGFTDREKEVLVLVSEGLTNREIGKRMYLAEKTVKNIISRLFTKLGVERRVQAAVIASHTLIPPSQRPVPTTE; encoded by the coding sequence ATGACCGACAGCGGTGGCCCTTCCCCCACCAGGACGCCGATCACGGTCTTCCTCCTCGACGACCACGAGGTCGTACGCCGAGGGGTGCACGACCTGCTGGATGCGGAGCCCGACCTGAACGTGGTCGGTGAGGCGGGCACGGCGGAACAGGCCCTGATCCGCATCCCCGCGCTGCGTCCCCAGGTGGCGGTCCTCGACGTACGGCTCCAGGACGGTGACGGCGTGAGCGTGTGCCGTGAGCTGCGCTCGCGGATGCCCGACCTGGCCTGCCTGATGCTCACCTCGTTCGACGACGAGGAGGCCCTGCTGGACGCCGTGATGGCGGGCGCCTCCGGTTACGTGCTGAAGCAGATCACCGGAACCGACCTGGTCTCCGCCGTCCGCACGGTCGCGGCCGGCCAGTCCATGCTCGATCCCGGAGCCACGACCCGGCTGATGGCCCGCATGCGCGGTGACGTGCCCAAGGAGGAGCAGGTCCCGGGTCTGCCCGGCTTCACCGACCGGGAGAAGGAGGTCCTCGTCCTGGTCAGCGAGGGGCTCACCAACCGGGAGATCGGCAAACGGATGTACCTCGCGGAGAAGACCGTCAAGAACATCATCTCGCGCCTGTTCACGAAGCTGGGTGTGGAGCGCCGCGTCCAAGCCGCCGTGATCGCCAGTCATACTCTGATCCCGCCGAGCCAGCGCCCCGTCCCGACCACGGAATAG
- a CDS encoding universal stress protein, with protein MKRTLVVGVDGSPQSRAAADWAAREAVRRDLPLHVVHAWLWQPLAAPVVQDRGTEARRADDVLKEVEGELTRRYPGLALTAEVLSDAPVPALLHAAKGAEILVVGSRGYGALVGFLLGSYGRQVIAAAECPVVSVRSAHGRPVAVPEEGEVVVGQQGGVEESAEVLRVAFEAAAVRRVPLRAVRAWSLPPVYGYSPGSMWIADQFGGLEPYEKAALEQALEPWRLKYPEVEVIAHVELGSGGQVLLSAASDAQLLVVGRRVRESAVGAHIGSVAHAVLHHAVCPVAVVPHA; from the coding sequence GTGAAGCGCACCCTGGTTGTCGGAGTGGACGGATCCCCTCAGAGCCGGGCCGCGGCGGACTGGGCCGCACGGGAAGCCGTACGGCGTGACCTGCCCCTGCACGTGGTCCACGCCTGGCTGTGGCAGCCGCTCGCAGCCCCGGTCGTCCAGGACCGGGGCACCGAAGCCCGGCGCGCCGACGACGTCCTGAAGGAGGTGGAGGGCGAGCTCACCCGCCGGTACCCGGGGCTGGCCCTCACCGCGGAGGTGCTCTCCGACGCGCCCGTGCCGGCCCTGCTGCACGCCGCCAAGGGCGCTGAGATCCTGGTCGTCGGCTCGCGCGGGTACGGAGCCCTGGTCGGTTTCCTGCTTGGCTCATACGGTCGGCAGGTGATCGCCGCCGCCGAGTGCCCCGTGGTCTCCGTGCGCTCCGCGCACGGCAGGCCGGTGGCCGTGCCGGAAGAGGGCGAGGTCGTCGTCGGACAGCAGGGCGGCGTGGAGGAGTCCGCCGAGGTGCTGCGCGTCGCCTTCGAGGCGGCCGCGGTACGCAGGGTGCCGCTCCGTGCGGTCCGTGCCTGGAGCCTGCCGCCGGTCTACGGCTACAGTCCCGGGTCGATGTGGATCGCCGACCAGTTCGGTGGCCTGGAGCCGTACGAGAAGGCCGCGCTGGAGCAGGCGCTGGAGCCGTGGCGGCTGAAGTACCCGGAGGTCGAAGTCATCGCGCACGTGGAGCTGGGCAGCGGTGGCCAGGTGCTGCTCAGCGCCGCGTCGGACGCGCAGCTGCTCGTCGTGGGCCGCCGGGTCCGCGAGTCGGCGGTGGGGGCGCACATCGGGTCCGTGGCCCATGCGGTCCTGCACCACGCGGTCTGTCCTGTCGCGGTGGTCCCGCACGCCTGA
- a CDS encoding phosphoketolase: MTSYPISELDAHWRAANYLAVGQIYLMDNPLLTEPLRPEHIKPRLLGHWGTSPGLNLVHTHLNRVIKGRSLDALCVWGPGHGGPAVLANSWLEGTYTETYPDITRDVAGMAKLFRQFSFPGGVPSHVAPETPGSIHEGGELGYALAHAYGAALDHPGLLVACVIGDGEAETGPLAASWHSNKFLDPVHDGAVLPILHLNGYKIANPTVLARIPEDELDALLRGYGHDPLYVTGSDPAQVHHAMARAVDHAVDRIALIQQEARTAGTGTQRERARWPMIVLRTPKGWTGPATVDGDPVEGTWRAHQVPLAGVRENPAHLKQLEDWLRSYRPQELFDADGRPTEQVLACLPQGDHRLGAVPYANGGRLLRPLPLPALDTYAVPVEKRGSSLHEPTRVLGRFLTQIMRDTAARRDFRVVGPDETASNRLDDLYDATGKAWQGMTEATDRNLSRGGRVMEILSEHVCQGWLEGYLLTGRHGLFSTYEAFAHIVDSMVGQHIKWLKTSRELSWRAPIASLNYLLTSHVWRQDNNGFSHQDPGFVDHVLNKSPEVVRVYLPPDANTLLAVADHALRSRDQVNVIVAGKQPCFDWLPIDEARTHVTRGAGVWEWAGTDHGSREPDVVLACAGDVPTMEVLAAAALLREHLPSLAVRVVNVVDIARLMPHEEHPHGMTDAEYDALFTTDKPVIFAYHGYPWLIHRLAYRRTGHPNLHVRGYKESGTTTTPFDMVVRNDMDRYRLVMDVIDRVPGLAGRAEGLRQAMADQRIRHHDWIREHGTDLPEVADWSWPY, from the coding sequence ATGACCTCGTACCCCATTTCGGAGCTCGACGCGCACTGGCGCGCCGCCAACTACTTGGCAGTCGGCCAGATCTACCTCATGGACAACCCCCTGCTCACCGAGCCGCTGAGGCCCGAGCACATCAAGCCGCGACTGCTCGGCCACTGGGGCACCTCTCCCGGCCTGAACCTCGTCCACACCCACCTCAACCGCGTGATCAAGGGCCGGTCGCTGGACGCACTGTGCGTCTGGGGTCCGGGCCACGGCGGCCCTGCCGTCCTTGCCAACTCCTGGCTGGAAGGCACGTACACCGAGACCTACCCGGACATCACGCGGGACGTGGCCGGCATGGCCAAACTGTTCCGGCAGTTCTCCTTCCCCGGCGGCGTGCCGAGCCACGTGGCCCCCGAGACGCCCGGCTCCATCCACGAGGGCGGCGAGCTCGGATACGCCCTCGCCCACGCCTACGGAGCCGCCCTCGACCACCCCGGCCTGCTGGTCGCCTGCGTCATCGGGGACGGCGAGGCCGAGACGGGGCCACTGGCGGCGTCCTGGCACTCGAACAAGTTCCTCGACCCGGTCCACGACGGCGCGGTCCTGCCGATCTTGCACCTGAACGGCTACAAGATCGCCAATCCGACGGTGCTGGCCCGGATCCCCGAGGACGAGCTCGACGCGCTGCTGCGCGGTTACGGGCACGACCCGCTGTACGTGACCGGCAGCGACCCCGCCCAGGTCCATCACGCCATGGCCCGCGCCGTGGACCACGCCGTGGACCGCATCGCGCTCATTCAGCAGGAAGCCCGGACAGCGGGTACCGGCACGCAGCGCGAGCGCGCACGCTGGCCGATGATCGTGCTGCGCACCCCCAAGGGCTGGACCGGCCCCGCGACCGTCGACGGCGACCCGGTAGAGGGCACGTGGCGGGCTCACCAGGTCCCACTGGCCGGGGTACGCGAGAACCCGGCGCACCTGAAGCAGCTGGAGGACTGGCTGCGCTCGTACCGGCCGCAGGAGCTCTTCGACGCCGACGGGCGCCCCACCGAGCAGGTCCTCGCCTGTCTCCCGCAGGGCGATCACCGCCTGGGCGCCGTCCCGTACGCGAACGGCGGCCGGCTGCTGCGGCCCCTCCCGCTGCCCGCTCTCGACACTTACGCCGTCCCTGTCGAAAAGCGAGGCAGCAGCCTCCACGAACCTACCCGCGTCCTCGGGCGCTTCCTAACCCAGATCATGCGCGACACCGCCGCGCGGCGGGACTTCAGGGTCGTCGGACCGGACGAGACCGCCTCGAACCGGCTGGACGACCTGTACGACGCCACCGGCAAGGCCTGGCAGGGCATGACGGAGGCGACGGACCGCAACCTGTCCCGCGGTGGCCGCGTCATGGAGATCCTGTCGGAACATGTCTGCCAGGGCTGGCTGGAGGGATACCTCCTCACCGGCCGCCACGGCCTCTTCTCCACCTACGAAGCCTTCGCGCACATCGTCGACTCCATGGTCGGCCAGCACATCAAGTGGCTGAAGACCTCGCGCGAACTGTCCTGGCGGGCGCCGATCGCCTCCCTCAACTATCTCCTCACCTCGCACGTCTGGCGCCAGGACAACAACGGCTTCTCGCACCAGGACCCCGGCTTCGTCGACCACGTCCTCAACAAGAGCCCCGAGGTCGTACGGGTCTACCTGCCGCCGGACGCCAACACCCTCCTCGCCGTGGCAGATCACGCCCTGCGCAGCCGCGATCAGGTCAACGTGATCGTCGCCGGCAAACAGCCCTGCTTCGACTGGCTGCCTATCGACGAGGCCCGCACCCACGTGACGCGCGGTGCCGGCGTCTGGGAGTGGGCGGGAACCGACCACGGCTCCCGCGAACCGGACGTCGTACTCGCCTGCGCCGGTGACGTGCCCACCATGGAGGTGCTGGCCGCTGCGGCTCTGCTCCGCGAGCACCTCCCCTCGCTGGCCGTGCGGGTCGTCAACGTCGTCGACATCGCCCGGCTCATGCCCCACGAGGAACACCCCCACGGCATGACGGACGCCGAGTACGACGCGCTCTTCACCACCGACAAGCCGGTGATCTTCGCTTACCACGGCTACCCGTGGCTCATCCACCGGCTGGCCTACCGCCGCACCGGCCACCCGAATCTGCACGTGCGGGGGTACAAGGAGTCCGGAACGACGACCACCCCCTTCGACATGGTCGTGCGCAACGACATGGACCGGTACCGGCTCGTGATGGACGTCATCGACCGCGTCCCGGGCCTGGCCGGCCGGGCCGAGGGGCTGCGTCAGGCCATGGCCGACCAGCGCATCCGCCACCACGACTGGATCCGCGAGCACGGCACCGACCTCCCGGAGGTCGCGGACTGGTCCTGGCCGTATTGA
- a CDS encoding ABC transporter permease subunit, with protein MKRQWPLLWLALYRRRRMLVALIVGMAVFEALIVVVANAIPPGQLFSGGGKGPPSAYRAFSGSSGDVSIASYPGLLGAGLTHPFWIAMQLTAIGSLAAAAVAADVESGTVELVMVRPVSRTRLLTERTAALVLAAVALNLAATVTVAVGVELSPDIHRAVPIGGVFAAGVMGLGFALCLIGPAMAVSAAGRRRAQVVGATIAIGAVGFAVNFIALAWAPAAPLRFLSPFHYYAPGDALAKGAVLWPQLGILVGAGVLGILLAHLLLQRRDLAP; from the coding sequence GTGAAACGGCAGTGGCCGCTGTTGTGGCTCGCCCTGTACCGGCGGCGCCGGATGCTGGTCGCCCTGATCGTCGGGATGGCCGTCTTCGAGGCGCTCATCGTCGTGGTCGCCAACGCGATCCCGCCTGGTCAGCTCTTCTCGGGGGGCGGGAAGGGGCCGCCTTCGGCCTACCGGGCCTTCAGCGGGTCCAGCGGCGACGTGTCGATCGCCAGCTACCCCGGGCTGCTGGGCGCCGGCCTCACTCACCCGTTCTGGATCGCCATGCAGCTCACCGCGATCGGTTCGCTCGCCGCGGCCGCGGTGGCAGCGGACGTGGAATCCGGGACCGTGGAGCTCGTCATGGTGCGTCCCGTCAGCCGCACCCGGCTGCTGACCGAACGGACGGCCGCACTCGTGCTCGCGGCCGTAGCCCTGAACTTGGCAGCGACCGTCACGGTCGCGGTGGGGGTGGAGCTGTCGCCGGACATCCACCGGGCGGTGCCGATCGGCGGAGTGTTCGCCGCCGGGGTCATGGGCCTCGGCTTCGCCCTGTGCCTGATCGGGCCGGCGATGGCCGTATCGGCGGCGGGACGACGGCGGGCCCAGGTGGTCGGCGCGACCATCGCGATCGGAGCCGTGGGATTCGCCGTCAACTTCATCGCTCTGGCATGGGCCCCGGCAGCCCCGCTGAGGTTCCTGAGCCCGTTCCACTACTACGCCCCGGGCGACGCCTTGGCCAAAGGCGCCGTTCTCTGGCCCCAGCTCGGGATCCTTGTCGGAGCGGGAGTGCTGGGCATCCTGCTGGCTCACCTCCTGCTCCAACGCCGAGACCTCGCGCCGTGA
- a CDS encoding ABC transporter ATP-binding protein, which yields MGDGPAIELTGLTKRYGPVMGVDRLSLTVEPGEVFGFLGPNGAGKTTTLRCLTGLLRPSEGRVRVLGLDPIADHRRVAPQLGYLPGELRLYPELSGAETLDLLSALQGAPVPRRGELCDRLGLTRAVLARPVGGYSRGMKQKLGLVQAMQHDPHLVVLDEPTEGLDPLVQETFFALLGEAAANGRTVLLSSHILPEVQRTCERVAIIRDGRLVTVQSVAGLREARARRIRLSFADGQGARPLGDAERWAPRWHGDRVELLVPPSEVVGALRTLLGLPVADVTVEEAGLDEAFIDLYRNGAVREKP from the coding sequence ATGGGTGACGGGCCGGCGATCGAGCTGACCGGGCTGACCAAGCGGTACGGGCCGGTCATGGGAGTCGACCGCCTGAGCCTCACTGTGGAACCAGGTGAGGTGTTCGGCTTCCTCGGGCCGAACGGCGCGGGAAAGACGACCACGCTGCGGTGCCTGACCGGGCTGCTCCGGCCGAGCGAGGGACGCGTGAGAGTACTCGGTCTGGACCCCATCGCAGATCACCGCCGGGTGGCTCCACAGCTGGGGTACCTGCCGGGTGAACTGCGCCTGTACCCGGAACTCTCCGGGGCGGAAACGCTCGATCTGCTGTCCGCGCTCCAGGGAGCACCTGTGCCCCGCCGCGGTGAGCTGTGCGACCGGCTGGGGCTGACGCGCGCGGTCCTCGCCCGCCCCGTCGGGGGCTACTCGCGGGGCATGAAACAGAAGCTCGGGCTGGTGCAGGCGATGCAGCACGATCCGCACCTGGTGGTGCTCGACGAACCGACCGAGGGACTCGACCCGTTGGTCCAGGAGACGTTCTTCGCACTGCTGGGCGAGGCGGCTGCCAACGGACGCACCGTGCTGCTCTCCAGCCACATCCTGCCGGAGGTGCAGCGCACGTGCGAGCGGGTGGCGATCATCCGGGACGGACGACTGGTCACGGTCCAGAGCGTCGCCGGCCTGCGCGAGGCCCGTGCCCGACGCATCAGGCTGTCCTTCGCGGACGGGCAGGGAGCACGGCCACTGGGCGACGCAGAGCGTTGGGCCCCGCGCTGGCACGGGGACCGGGTGGAACTGCTCGTACCCCCGAGCGAGGTGGTCGGCGCCCTGCGCACACTGCTCGGCCTGCCGGTGGCCGACGTCACGGTGGAGGAAGCCGGGCTGGACGAGGCCTTCATCGACCTGTATCGCAACGGCGCCGTGCGGGAGAAGCCGTGA
- a CDS encoding dsRBD fold-containing protein codes for MSRTTEWKTHVYLFEEEHATKVRVELDTGTTRLTGHGTARCNPTDKDVPEIGDELAAARALENLAEQLKRTAYGDMAAAGAAPQHAPLTAYDLG; via the coding sequence ATGTCGCGCACGACCGAATGGAAAACCCACGTTTACCTCTTCGAGGAAGAGCACGCGACGAAGGTCCGCGTCGAACTCGACACCGGAACCACCCGCCTCACGGGCCACGGCACTGCGCGCTGCAACCCCACGGACAAGGACGTGCCTGAGATCGGCGACGAACTCGCGGCCGCCCGAGCACTGGAGAATCTGGCGGAACAGCTCAAGCGCACCGCCTACGGAGACATGGCAGCAGCGGGCGCCGCACCGCAGCACGCTCCCCTCACGGCCTACGACCTTGGGTGA
- a CDS encoding cation-transporting P-type ATPase: MTDTGAGPDLTPDTAPDPLEPLPLLRRELHTGPLGLSSREAARRLAVYGPNEVRRTARTSVLRELLRQLIHPLALLLWAAAALAFTASIPVLGWAIVAVILVNAGFALVQEQQAEKAVETLARFLPAQAQVIRDGQVQRVPARELVPGDLIALDEGDRVPADARLTEGGIEADLSMLTGESTPVERLAGPGLEGLSLLQEPNLVFSGTTATEGQAQAIVFATGDHTELGRIAALSQRTRREPSPLETQVKKVAWLIAAVAVGMGAVFLVTGVAVGLPLTDSLMFAIGLLVANVPEGLLPTITLALAVGVRVLARQGAVVKRLSAVETLGSTNVICTDKTGTLTRNRMSLHATWTPPHPGASGSEGAELVRAAAQCTTVTRERDGRLHGDPTEIALVEGAAQHAAPLDPADRDARRRACFRFDPRLRRMSVVQDGEPGSLRVIVKGAPEAVLALLAAGEPTEEAQDAADTLAGDGMRVLAVAVRELPSDTAAAILQRQVVERDLHLLGLVGLYDPPRPEVAAAVRRCHQAGLTVHIVTGDNGATAAAVARAVGIGTPNLQVIAQSEAIDDHELDHLLRQGGTEIVFARSSPETKLKVADALRAHGQIVAMTGDGVNDAPALHRAHIGVAMGLSGTDVAREASTMVLTDDNFATIVTAIESGRRVYDNVRKFIVYIFAHLTPEVVPFLVFALSAGAVPLPLTVLQILAIDLGTETLPALALGRERAEPGVMSRPPRPSSQSVINKDMLVRSWGWLGTVSAVLVMTAFFYVLWRAGWHPGDPTGPGTPLHHAYLTATTATFAGIVTCQVGTAIAARTDHAALRDIGFFSNPLLLAGIAFELVFTAALVYAPPLQNLFGTAALPLDVVLLIAVFPPLVWGSDEIRRWARRRHHRF, from the coding sequence ATGACTGACACCGGCGCCGGCCCGGACCTCACGCCGGACACCGCGCCGGATCCCCTGGAACCCCTTCCCCTGCTCCGTCGCGAGCTGCACACCGGCCCTCTGGGCCTGTCGAGCCGGGAGGCGGCACGCCGGCTGGCCGTCTACGGCCCGAACGAGGTCCGCCGCACCGCCCGGACAAGTGTCCTGAGGGAACTGCTGCGGCAACTGATTCACCCGCTGGCTCTGCTGCTGTGGGCTGCGGCGGCCCTCGCCTTCACCGCATCCATACCGGTGCTCGGCTGGGCGATCGTCGCGGTCATCCTCGTCAACGCCGGATTCGCCCTCGTTCAGGAACAGCAGGCCGAGAAGGCCGTCGAAACCCTGGCCCGATTCCTTCCCGCACAGGCCCAGGTGATCCGCGACGGACAGGTACAGCGCGTCCCGGCGCGGGAGCTGGTTCCCGGCGACCTCATCGCCCTCGATGAGGGCGACCGGGTACCCGCCGACGCCCGCCTGACCGAGGGAGGAATCGAGGCCGACCTTTCCATGCTGACGGGCGAGTCCACCCCCGTCGAGCGTCTTGCCGGCCCGGGGCTGGAAGGCCTTTCCCTGCTGCAGGAGCCCAACCTCGTCTTCAGCGGCACCACCGCTACCGAGGGGCAGGCGCAGGCGATCGTCTTCGCCACCGGAGACCACACCGAACTCGGCCGGATCGCCGCCCTCAGCCAGCGCACCCGCCGCGAACCGAGTCCACTGGAGACGCAGGTCAAGAAGGTCGCTTGGCTGATCGCAGCGGTCGCGGTCGGCATGGGCGCCGTCTTCCTCGTGACTGGAGTGGCGGTTGGCCTGCCGCTGACCGACTCGCTCATGTTCGCCATCGGCCTGCTCGTCGCGAACGTGCCCGAAGGACTGCTGCCCACCATTACCCTCGCTCTCGCCGTGGGCGTCCGCGTCCTCGCCCGGCAGGGCGCGGTGGTCAAGCGGCTGAGCGCGGTGGAGACCCTCGGCTCCACCAACGTCATCTGCACCGACAAGACCGGCACCCTCACCCGCAACCGGATGAGCCTGCACGCCACGTGGACTCCGCCCCACCCGGGGGCGAGCGGTTCGGAGGGCGCCGAACTGGTCCGTGCTGCCGCCCAGTGCACGACCGTCACCCGCGAGAGGGACGGCCGGCTGCACGGCGACCCGACCGAGATCGCGCTGGTGGAAGGAGCCGCACAACATGCTGCGCCGCTCGACCCGGCCGACCGGGACGCCCGCCGCCGAGCCTGCTTCCGCTTCGACCCGCGCCTGCGTCGCATGTCTGTGGTCCAAGACGGGGAACCCGGCAGCCTCCGCGTGATCGTCAAGGGCGCCCCCGAGGCCGTCCTGGCGCTACTGGCCGCAGGAGAGCCGACCGAGGAGGCCCAGGATGCCGCCGACACCCTGGCCGGGGACGGTATGCGCGTGCTGGCCGTCGCGGTACGTGAACTGCCGTCCGACACGGCGGCTGCAATTTTGCAGCGGCAGGTCGTGGAGCGGGACCTTCACCTGCTCGGGCTGGTCGGCCTGTACGATCCGCCGCGCCCCGAGGTCGCCGCCGCGGTCCGGCGCTGCCACCAGGCGGGTCTCACCGTCCACATCGTCACCGGCGACAACGGTGCCACCGCCGCCGCCGTGGCCCGCGCCGTCGGCATCGGTACACCGAATCTCCAGGTCATCGCCCAGTCCGAGGCGATCGACGACCATGAGCTGGACCACCTCCTCCGCCAGGGCGGCACGGAGATCGTCTTCGCCCGCTCCTCGCCCGAGACCAAGCTGAAAGTGGCCGATGCCCTCCGGGCGCACGGCCAGATCGTGGCCATGACCGGCGACGGGGTGAACGACGCCCCGGCCCTGCACCGTGCCCACATCGGCGTGGCCATGGGCCTCTCGGGCACCGATGTCGCCCGCGAGGCGTCGACCATGGTCCTGACCGACGACAACTTCGCCACCATCGTCACGGCCATCGAGTCCGGCCGTCGTGTCTACGACAACGTCCGGAAGTTCATCGTCTACATCTTCGCCCACCTCACCCCCGAGGTCGTGCCCTTCCTGGTGTTCGCCCTGTCCGCCGGGGCCGTGCCGCTGCCGCTGACCGTCCTGCAGATCCTCGCCATCGACCTGGGCACCGAGACCCTTCCGGCCCTTGCCCTCGGCCGTGAGCGCGCCGAGCCGGGGGTCATGTCCCGACCACCCCGCCCCAGTTCCCAAAGCGTGATCAACAAGGACATGCTCGTGCGCAGCTGGGGCTGGCTCGGCACCGTCTCCGCCGTCCTCGTCATGACCGCCTTCTTCTACGTCCTGTGGCGCGCAGGCTGGCACCCCGGCGACCCCACCGGACCCGGAACCCCCCTGCACCACGCCTATCTCACCGCGACCACCGCCACCTTCGCGGGCATCGTCACCTGCCAGGTCGGCACGGCCATCGCCGCCCGAACCGACCACGCGGCCCTGCGCGACATCGGCTTCTTCAGCAACCCGCTACTGCTGGCCGGCATCGCCTTCGAACTCGTCTTCACCGCAGCGCTCGTGTACGCGCCGCCACTCCAGAACCTCTTCGGCACGGCCGCCCTCCCGCTGGACGTCGTCCTCCTCATCGCGGTCTTTCCACCGCTGGTCTGGGGAAGCGACGAGATCCGACGCTGGGCCCGACGCCGACACCACCGCTTCTGA
- a CDS encoding flavodoxin domain-containing protein: protein MSTKRVLVAYGTKHGATAGIAEQIGKTLREDGLDAVVLPADDVHDVRAYDAVVLGGSLYAGHWSSKAKHCAERNAESLRHRPVWMFSSGPLDRSAEEHDIPPVSAVAREMQLVGAREHMTFGGSITAHTPGFLAKALTRQGKGGDFRNPERIQKWAHHISAELVAA from the coding sequence ATGAGCACCAAGCGCGTCCTGGTCGCCTACGGCACCAAGCACGGCGCCACCGCAGGCATCGCCGAACAGATCGGCAAGACCCTCCGCGAGGACGGTCTCGACGCCGTCGTGCTGCCCGCCGACGACGTCCACGACGTCCGCGCCTACGACGCCGTCGTCCTCGGCGGCTCCCTCTACGCCGGCCACTGGAGCAGCAAGGCCAAGCACTGCGCAGAACGCAACGCCGAATCCCTTCGGCACCGCCCGGTCTGGATGTTCAGCAGCGGCCCCCTTGACCGCTCGGCCGAGGAGCACGACATCCCCCCGGTCTCCGCCGTCGCCCGGGAGATGCAGCTGGTCGGCGCGCGCGAGCACATGACCTTCGGCGGCAGCATCACGGCCCACACCCCGGGATTCCTCGCCAAGGCACTGACCCGCCAGGGCAAGGGCGGCGATTTCCGCAACCCCGAACGGATCCAGAAGTGGGCCCACCACATCAGCGCCGAGCTCGTCGCCGCCTGA
- a CDS encoding PEP/pyruvate-binding domain-containing protein has translation MQPPEDVMGHTRRVVPFTELGRSDIGRVGGKNASLGELTGRLTAAGLRLPPGFATTADAYEELLDGRGSPRPRLRRERPGRNPPHRDPPRTGPGPG, from the coding sequence ATGCAGCCACCGGAGGACGTCATGGGACACACGCGACGCGTCGTACCGTTCACCGAGCTCGGCCGAAGCGACATCGGCCGGGTCGGCGGCAAGAACGCCTCCCTCGGAGAGCTGACCGGACGGCTGACCGCGGCCGGCCTGCGTCTGCCGCCCGGCTTCGCCACCACCGCCGACGCCTACGAGGAACTGCTCGACGGACGCGGAAGTCCTCGCCCACGTCTTCGACGAGAACGACCCGGCCGTAACCCGCCTCATCGAGATCCTCCTCGCACGGGTCCAGGCCCTGGGTAG
- a CDS encoding universal stress protein yields MDRQHEAPRIVVGVDGSPSSQAALRWAVRYAGLVNGRVEAVAAWDLPGAASWSAPAVDTDFDEEEAERRLVEEVHTVLGEDGAASVHQRLVRGNPVDVLVGAAEGADMLVVGSRGRGSFSRAMLGSVSQQAALHAPCPITIVRADIPVE; encoded by the coding sequence ATGGACAGGCAGCATGAGGCTCCGCGGATCGTGGTGGGCGTCGACGGATCGCCCTCGTCCCAGGCCGCACTGCGCTGGGCGGTCCGGTACGCAGGGTTGGTGAACGGGCGAGTAGAAGCGGTCGCGGCGTGGGACCTGCCCGGTGCCGCTTCGTGGTCGGCTCCCGCGGTGGACACCGACTTCGACGAGGAGGAGGCCGAGCGGCGTCTGGTCGAGGAGGTCCACACGGTTCTCGGTGAGGACGGCGCCGCCTCCGTGCATCAGCGTCTGGTGCGCGGCAATCCGGTCGATGTCCTGGTGGGTGCGGCAGAGGGTGCGGACATGCTGGTCGTGGGCAGCCGCGGTCGCGGCAGCTTCAGCCGAGCCATGCTCGGTTCGGTGAGTCAGCAGGCGGCGCTCCATGCGCCGTGTCCGATCACCATCGTCCGGGCGGACATCCCGGTCGAGTGA